Proteins found in one Candidatus Nomurabacteria bacterium genomic segment:
- the uvrB gene encoding excinuclease ABC subunit UvrB has protein sequence MASFDLQTSYEPTGDQPKAIAALTKGIQQGLQHQTLLGVTGSGKTFTMANVVQNTQKPTLVLAHNKTLAAQLYNEFKVFFPNNAVHYFVSYFDYYQPEAYIARSDTYIEKDSQINEEIDRLRHAATSALLSRRDVLIVASVSCIYGIGSVDDYGTMAIRVAVGERRLRDKFLRQLTDIQYHRNDIAFTRSTFRVRGDVVDVFPAGEESAYRIDFFGDEVDRITKINPLTGEIEASLESYTIYPGSHYVTPQQKLKGAIANIQTELQQRLQYFNANNQLLEAQRLAQRTKFDLEMLEETGFVKGIENYSRYLTNREPGEQPATLLDYYPDDFLLMIDESHMTLPQVRGMYNGDRARKEVLVDYGFRLPSALDNRPLTFSEFEQHISQVVYVSATPAEYELSRSPEPVQQVIRPTGLLDPTIIVRPVTGQVDDLLAEVRERVAKHQRVLVTTLTKRMAEDLSEYLEELGVKVQYLHSDVDTLDRIDILRDLRLGIYDVLVGINLLREGLDLPEVSLVAILDADKEGFLRSEPALIQTIGRAARHIEGTVIMYADTITGSMKRAIDETNRRRSIQEAYNTKHGITPRGIQKAIAETMRTELSSETKEAKTLKKDISKIPAEEYPLIIKDLTNQMELAAKNLEFEKAADLRDLITAIEKKM, from the coding sequence ATGGCATCTTTTGATTTACAAACCTCATACGAGCCGACTGGTGATCAGCCAAAGGCAATTGCTGCACTAACCAAAGGGATCCAACAGGGTCTGCAACATCAGACATTGCTCGGTGTTACTGGTTCTGGTAAGACCTTTACAATGGCAAACGTCGTGCAAAATACCCAAAAACCCACGTTAGTGCTGGCTCATAACAAGACGTTGGCTGCACAGTTGTATAATGAATTCAAAGTTTTTTTCCCTAATAATGCTGTTCATTATTTTGTGAGTTACTTTGACTACTATCAACCAGAAGCATATATTGCTCGGAGTGATACATATATAGAAAAAGATAGCCAAATTAATGAAGAAATAGATAGGTTACGTCACGCTGCTACCAGTGCACTTTTATCACGCCGTGACGTCTTAATTGTTGCGAGTGTCAGTTGTATTTATGGTATTGGGTCTGTAGACGATTACGGCACAATGGCTATTCGCGTTGCTGTTGGGGAACGCCGCTTGCGCGATAAATTTTTGCGCCAACTAACAGACATCCAATATCACCGAAACGATATTGCCTTTACCAGAAGTACGTTCCGAGTACGTGGTGATGTTGTTGATGTGTTCCCTGCAGGTGAAGAATCGGCGTATCGCATAGATTTTTTTGGTGACGAGGTAGACCGGATTACCAAGATAAACCCATTAACAGGCGAAATAGAGGCATCGCTAGAATCATATACTATTTATCCTGGGTCACACTACGTAACACCCCAGCAAAAGTTAAAAGGTGCAATCGCTAATATTCAAACAGAATTACAGCAACGATTACAGTACTTTAATGCGAACAATCAACTTTTAGAAGCCCAGCGCTTAGCTCAACGCACCAAATTTGACCTTGAAATGCTAGAAGAAACTGGTTTTGTAAAAGGAATAGAAAACTATAGTCGCTACTTAACGAACCGTGAACCTGGTGAACAACCAGCGACGCTTCTTGATTACTATCCAGACGATTTTTTATTGATGATTGACGAAAGCCACATGACCCTACCACAGGTGCGAGGTATGTACAACGGCGATCGAGCCCGCAAAGAGGTGTTAGTAGACTATGGCTTTCGTTTACCAAGCGCGCTAGATAATCGCCCATTGACATTCAGTGAGTTTGAGCAGCATATATCGCAAGTTGTATATGTATCTGCTACTCCGGCAGAATATGAACTGTCACGTTCACCGGAGCCCGTACAGCAGGTTATTCGGCCGACAGGCTTGCTTGACCCAACAATTATTGTACGCCCCGTAACGGGCCAAGTAGACGATTTATTAGCAGAAGTAAGAGAACGCGTTGCGAAACATCAGCGTGTGCTAGTAACTACGCTCACAAAACGTATGGCAGAAGACCTAAGTGAATATTTAGAAGAGTTAGGGGTAAAAGTGCAGTACCTACATAGCGATGTAGATACGCTAGACCGTATAGACATTTTGCGTGATCTTCGTTTAGGCATATATGACGTGCTTGTTGGTATTAATTTGCTCCGCGAAGGCTTAGACTTACCTGAAGTAAGCCTTGTTGCCATACTAGACGCCGATAAAGAAGGTTTTTTGCGCAGTGAGCCTGCCCTAATACAAACCATTGGGCGTGCTGCGCGGCATATCGAGGGCACGGTCATTATGTATGCAGATACCATTACAGGTAGTATGAAGCGTGCCATAGATGAGACCAATCGTCGCCGTAGTATTCAAGAAGCATACAATACGAAGCATGGTATAACACCCCGTGGTATTCAAAAGGCCATTGCCGAAACAATGCGCACTGAACTTTCATCTGAAACAAAAGAAGCCAAAACACTTAAAAAAGATATCTCAAAAATCCCAGCAGAAGAATACCCATTGATTATAAAAGATCTTACAAATCAGATGGAGCTCGCCGCTAAAAACCTAGAATTTGAAAAAGCAGCCGACTTACGTGACCTCATTACCGCCATAGAAAAGAAAATGTAG
- a CDS encoding DNA polymerase III subunit alpha, giving the protein MRGAVIATLRPSDYVHLHNHTQFSLLDGLTQLGPLLDFAKEQGMEAIAKTDHGTLSGSVEFYKEAKAKGIKPIIGIETYVAMRKHTDKDPAKDKQRYHLVLLAMNNTGYKNIMRLSTIANLEGFYYHPRIDHDLLEKYNEGVIALSACMSGEVANALKNGQRKQAKEVALWYKKTFGDRYYLEIQDHGHPDNPLTNKEQEDINTKILDLAKELDIPVVVTCDAHYLKHEDQDAHEVLLCVGTGSYVSEEKRMSLKDFPLHVEKPSEIIQRWGKDYPEVITNTKAVAERCDIEIELGNILIPQFPVPKKYTEKSYLHELVYKGLAERYAPKKPSHKEAKNQLPKEVISRAEYELDVIDSMGFNGYFLIIWDFVAWGKKQGIMFGPGRGSAAGSIIAYALHITDLDPIKNDLLFERFLNPDRISMPDIDIDIQDNRRGEVIEYCVAKYGDDRVANIVTYGRMAARAAVRDVARVLQVPYADADRMAKLVPPPQQGRHLPLATSIKENNDLKKEYTSNPQAKEVYDMAVRLEGTIRSHGVHAAGVVIAPNDIVSYVPLEMAQKGVVSTQYPMGIIEELGLLKMDFLGLSNLTTIKNALRIIRKVYGVTIDINTLPLDDKKTYELLGKGDTTGVFQLESAGMKRYLKELKPTEFNDIIAMCALYRPGPLKAGLVDMFVRRKNGKEAVSVPHKKFENALSSTYGTLVYQEQVMQISKEVCGFSGGEADTLRKAIGKKIREVMLKMQQKFIDGGVEHSGVPKDVMEKFWDDLMGFADYAFNKSHSACYALIAYWTAYLKAHYPAAFMAALMTSDYDDIDRLAIEITECKHMGITVLPPDVNESFHEFSVVPHKQDEAPSIRFGMDAIKNVGHNAVENIIVARETHGQFNELADFLEHTNARQINKKVLESLIKSGALDRFGDRSALLESIDSIVAVSSKLSKEALDGQVDLFGAGEIAKVKPEVEIVSTGLYQTHEYLQWERELLGLYLSSHPLESYDVILTEKAVPLATIRIDDDGKTATIGGSISDLRQITTKNGQAMAFVQVEDIVGDQIEVVVFPRVLEANSASIVKDKVVLVKGRVNSKDKAGNAMAEPKLIADTFMLLSLDEAKAYQPTGVKTSLGKPKKTQSRPPIDTPLPKTKRLYIRLQTHHTDDVLRDIKVILEQHLGNTETVLVVGDKKRPIRLSQKIKYSEGFHEALANVVGDDAVKLH; this is encoded by the coding sequence GTGAGGGGTGCTGTTATCGCTACGCTTCGTCCTAGTGACTATGTGCATTTGCACAATCATACGCAATTTAGTTTATTAGATGGTCTTACACAATTAGGACCATTGCTTGATTTTGCAAAAGAACAGGGTATGGAAGCGATAGCTAAAACAGATCATGGCACTTTAAGTGGATCGGTAGAATTTTACAAGGAAGCCAAAGCAAAGGGTATAAAACCAATCATAGGCATAGAGACATACGTTGCTATGCGCAAACACACTGACAAAGACCCAGCAAAAGATAAACAGCGATATCATTTGGTGCTGCTCGCCATGAACAACACTGGGTATAAAAATATAATGCGGCTTTCTACTATTGCGAACTTAGAAGGCTTTTACTATCATCCTCGGATAGATCATGATTTGTTAGAAAAGTATAATGAAGGTGTAATCGCCTTGAGTGCGTGTATGAGTGGTGAAGTAGCCAATGCCCTAAAAAATGGGCAACGTAAGCAGGCAAAAGAAGTAGCATTGTGGTATAAAAAAACTTTTGGTGATAGATATTATTTAGAAATTCAAGACCACGGCCACCCTGATAATCCCCTCACCAACAAAGAACAAGAGGATATTAATACAAAAATTCTTGATCTTGCCAAAGAGCTAGACATACCAGTCGTTGTAACTTGTGACGCGCATTACCTAAAACACGAAGATCAAGATGCACACGAAGTACTGCTCTGCGTTGGTACAGGTTCATACGTGAGCGAAGAGAAAAGGATGTCACTTAAAGATTTTCCTTTACACGTAGAAAAACCATCAGAAATAATTCAGAGGTGGGGGAAAGACTATCCAGAGGTTATTACCAATACAAAAGCAGTCGCTGAACGCTGCGATATAGAAATTGAACTAGGTAATATTCTTATTCCTCAGTTCCCAGTGCCAAAAAAGTACACTGAAAAATCATATTTACATGAGCTTGTTTATAAAGGTCTCGCCGAGAGATACGCACCCAAAAAGCCTTCCCATAAAGAAGCTAAAAATCAACTGCCGAAAGAGGTAATTTCGCGAGCCGAATATGAGCTAGATGTTATTGATTCCATGGGATTTAATGGCTATTTCTTAATAATTTGGGATTTTGTCGCCTGGGGCAAAAAACAAGGCATTATGTTTGGACCTGGCAGAGGTTCGGCAGCTGGCTCAATTATTGCATACGCCTTGCATATCACAGATCTGGATCCTATTAAAAACGATTTGCTATTTGAGCGATTCTTAAACCCTGATCGCATTAGTATGCCAGATATAGATATTGACATTCAAGATAATCGCCGCGGAGAAGTAATTGAATATTGCGTTGCTAAATATGGTGATGACAGAGTAGCAAATATCGTGACATATGGACGCATGGCAGCGAGGGCAGCTGTCCGCGACGTAGCACGTGTTTTACAAGTACCCTATGCCGACGCCGACCGTATGGCAAAACTAGTGCCTCCACCACAACAAGGCCGTCACTTGCCACTGGCTACTTCAATCAAAGAAAACAACGACTTAAAAAAAGAATACACTTCTAACCCACAGGCAAAAGAAGTGTACGACATGGCGGTGCGCCTAGAAGGCACCATTAGAAGCCACGGCGTGCACGCTGCCGGTGTAGTGATTGCACCAAACGATATTGTGTCCTATGTACCACTAGAAATGGCTCAGAAAGGGGTTGTATCTACACAATATCCAATGGGTATTATTGAAGAGCTTGGCCTACTAAAAATGGATTTTTTGGGGCTTTCTAATTTAACGACTATTAAAAATGCTCTAAGAATCATTAGAAAAGTCTACGGAGTAACAATAGATATAAATACCTTACCGTTAGACGACAAAAAAACATATGAGTTACTAGGCAAAGGAGACACCACCGGCGTGTTCCAGCTAGAATCGGCTGGTATGAAACGATACTTAAAAGAGCTGAAGCCCACAGAATTTAACGATATTATTGCCATGTGCGCCTTGTATCGCCCAGGACCTTTAAAAGCAGGCCTCGTAGATATGTTTGTCCGGCGAAAAAACGGTAAAGAAGCAGTCAGCGTGCCACATAAAAAGTTCGAAAACGCTTTGTCATCTACCTACGGCACACTTGTTTATCAAGAGCAGGTCATGCAGATTAGTAAAGAAGTCTGTGGCTTTAGTGGCGGTGAAGCTGATACGTTACGAAAAGCGATTGGCAAAAAAATACGCGAAGTTATGCTCAAGATGCAGCAAAAGTTTATAGATGGTGGTGTTGAACATAGCGGCGTACCCAAAGATGTAATGGAAAAGTTCTGGGATGATTTAATGGGATTTGCTGATTATGCTTTCAATAAATCTCACTCCGCATGCTACGCACTAATTGCATACTGGACGGCTTATTTAAAAGCACACTACCCAGCAGCTTTCATGGCGGCACTCATGACCAGCGATTACGATGATATAGATCGATTGGCAATTGAAATTACCGAATGTAAACATATGGGTATTACCGTCTTGCCTCCAGATGTTAACGAATCGTTTCATGAGTTTTCGGTAGTACCTCACAAGCAAGATGAAGCACCTTCTATACGCTTTGGCATGGATGCCATAAAAAACGTCGGGCACAATGCAGTAGAAAATATAATTGTTGCAAGAGAAACTCACGGTCAGTTTAATGAATTAGCGGATTTTCTCGAACACACTAATGCCCGTCAAATTAATAAAAAAGTGCTAGAAAGTCTCATAAAAAGTGGTGCACTAGATCGGTTTGGTGATCGAAGTGCGCTGCTAGAAAGTATAGACTCAATTGTAGCGGTATCATCAAAATTGAGTAAAGAAGCGCTTGATGGGCAGGTTGATCTGTTTGGCGCTGGTGAGATAGCAAAAGTAAAGCCAGAGGTAGAAATTGTATCAACTGGGCTGTATCAGACCCATGAATATTTGCAATGGGAACGTGAACTTCTTGGGCTATATTTATCTAGTCACCCGCTTGAATCATACGACGTAATATTGACCGAAAAAGCGGTGCCACTCGCCACGATACGGATAGATGATGATGGTAAGACGGCAACTATTGGAGGCAGTATTAGTGATCTTCGTCAAATAACTACCAAAAATGGACAAGCGATGGCTTTTGTACAAGTAGAAGATATTGTTGGCGATCAAATAGAAGTTGTTGTGTTTCCGCGAGTACTAGAAGCAAATAGTGCAAGTATAGTGAAAGATAAAGTTGTACTTGTTAAAGGGCGAGTGAACAGTAAAGACAAAGCAGGCAATGCTATGGCTGAGCCAAAATTAATTGCAGATACATTTATGTTACTTAGTTTGGACGAGGCTAAAGCATATCAGCCGACTGGTGTAAAAACGTCGCTTGGTAAACCTAAAAAAACCCAGTCACGTCCACCAATAGATACACCCCTCCCCAAGACAAAACGTCTTTACATTCGTTTGCAAACTCATCATACAGACGATGTGCTGCGAGATATCAAAGTGATTCTAGAACAACACCTGGGTAATACAGAAACCGTTCTGGTGGTGGGTGATAAAAAACGTCCTATACGTCTTTCTCAGAAAATTAAGTACAGTGAAGGGTTCCATGAAGCCTTGGCCAACGTAGTTGGCGACGACGCTGTAAAATTACATTAA
- a CDS encoding LOG family protein: MKYSICVSGAAAGKTVEQSKYAAEKVGRAIAKSGHIITTGATVGLPFYAARAAHRAHGASIGFSPATSLREHVMKYRLPIGMFDFINFTGLNYVGRDTYMVQSSDAVITIGGRFGSLHEFATAIENGTPCGVLTGTGGTADVLPDLIEKLEVPHKSSIILIAIQNH; this comes from the coding sequence GTGAAGTATTCTATTTGTGTTTCTGGTGCTGCTGCAGGTAAAACCGTTGAGCAATCAAAATATGCCGCAGAAAAAGTAGGTCGGGCCATAGCAAAAAGTGGCCACATAATCACTACAGGCGCTACGGTAGGCTTACCTTTTTACGCAGCACGAGCAGCCCATAGGGCCCATGGTGCTAGTATAGGTTTTTCACCAGCCACATCATTAAGGGAACATGTGATGAAATATCGACTACCTATAGGCATGTTTGACTTCATTAATTTTACTGGGCTTAACTATGTAGGTAGAGATACATATATGGTGCAATCATCAGATGCAGTTATCACAATAGGTGGTAGATTTGGCAGTTTGCACGAGTTTGCTACCGCTATAGAAAATGGTACACCGTGCGGTGTTCTTACTGGCACAGGTGGCACCGCAGATGTATTGCCAGATTTAATAGAAAAGCTCGAAGTACCACACAAAAGTAGCATAATTTTGATAGCGATCCAGAATCATTAG
- a CDS encoding NTP transferase domain-containing protein → MKKPTKAIIAAAGLGTRFLPQTKAMPKEMLPIIDKPVIQIIVEQLVASGVTDIIIVTGSTKRAIEDHFDRSDELENELRHKGKIKQADEIKKIAELANFIYVRQKGTPKGNARPLLNASHLLDDDEPFFMFFADDFFRSKIPQATQLLKVYEATGASVISLITVNDADTSKYGIADIVGEQSKGYAQVKRLVEKPGPHAAPSRFAAVSGYLLTPDILPVVAQENVGHSGEIVLADSINELAQQGKVYGKFIEGIYHDAGDKASYLRAIVDHALADKTLGKEFRDYLVARLNK, encoded by the coding sequence ATGAAAAAGCCAACCAAAGCTATTATTGCGGCTGCAGGCTTGGGGACACGTTTCTTACCGCAAACCAAAGCAATGCCAAAAGAAATGCTTCCCATCATAGACAAGCCAGTCATACAAATAATCGTAGAACAGCTGGTAGCATCTGGTGTAACAGATATAATTATTGTGACAGGTAGTACAAAACGAGCGATCGAAGACCATTTTGATAGAAGCGATGAGCTTGAAAACGAGCTCCGCCATAAAGGTAAAATTAAACAGGCTGACGAAATTAAAAAAATTGCAGAGTTAGCAAATTTTATTTATGTGCGCCAAAAGGGAACGCCAAAAGGGAACGCTCGGCCGCTTTTAAATGCATCCCATTTACTTGATGACGATGAACCATTTTTTATGTTTTTTGCCGACGATTTTTTTAGAAGCAAAATACCACAAGCTACTCAGCTGCTAAAGGTATATGAAGCCACAGGAGCGTCTGTCATCTCGCTTATTACTGTCAATGATGCAGATACCAGTAAATACGGTATCGCAGATATAGTTGGCGAGCAATCAAAGGGCTATGCCCAAGTAAAAAGGCTCGTAGAAAAGCCTGGCCCACATGCAGCACCATCAAGATTTGCGGCAGTGAGTGGCTATTTACTAACTCCTGATATTCTGCCAGTGGTAGCACAAGAAAACGTTGGACACAGCGGAGAAATAGTACTTGCCGATAGTATTAATGAGCTTGCCCAACAGGGTAAGGTATATGGTAAATTCATAGAAGGTATTTATCACGACGCAGGTGACAAAGCCAGCTACTTAAGGGCAATTGTAGATCACGCCCTCGCAGATAAAACGCTTGGAAAAGAGTTTAGAGATTATTTGGTCGCTCGACTTAACAAGTAA
- the gatA gene encoding Asp-tRNA(Asn)/Glu-tRNA(Gln) amidotransferase subunit GatA: protein MFDQWLPIRELVASVQSGKTSAVSLVTEAIKRAKATKDYNAILSIPEERALKRASQIDADIKAGKSVGDLAGIPFVAKDNFLTLGTPTTAASHILEPFEAPFQATAIQKLEAAGAIVIAKANLDAFAHGSSTENSAFGPTKNPIDTSRVPGGSSGGSGAAVALNIAPFALGTDTGGSIRLPASFCGIVGLKPTYGLVSRFGVVAMASSTDVIGPLTRTSEDAALVLDVMSGRDPLDGTTIQRDTTSYTKLDSSLKGKKIGVIKEFYADGIDSDIKNATLATIKKLESAGAEIKQVSLPSIDLALACYYIIVPAEVSSNLSRYDGQRYGLAASDAQDLEESYEIARERGFEAENKRRIMIGTYVLSSGYYDAYYKRAQTVRTKLINEFAEVFTSVDFLVGPTAPFTAFKLGQNVGDPLQMYLADIMTVAANLVGIPAISIPAGEVNKLPIGIQFMAPQLHDRQLLGIAQATEKLL, encoded by the coding sequence ATGTTTGATCAGTGGTTGCCGATACGTGAATTGGTTGCTTCTGTACAGTCTGGCAAAACGTCTGCTGTTAGCCTTGTTACAGAGGCTATTAAAAGAGCCAAGGCTACTAAAGACTACAATGCTATTTTATCTATACCAGAAGAACGGGCGTTGAAGCGTGCCAGCCAAATAGATGCAGACATAAAAGCAGGTAAATCTGTTGGCGATCTTGCGGGTATACCGTTTGTGGCAAAAGATAATTTTTTAACGCTTGGTACACCAACGACTGCAGCGAGCCACATACTAGAACCGTTTGAAGCACCGTTTCAGGCTACAGCGATACAAAAGCTAGAAGCCGCAGGCGCAATAGTTATTGCCAAAGCTAACCTTGATGCATTTGCGCATGGTTCTAGCACAGAAAACAGCGCGTTTGGTCCAACCAAAAACCCTATAGACACGAGCCGGGTGCCCGGTGGGTCTAGCGGTGGTTCTGGTGCTGCGGTTGCGCTCAACATTGCCCCCTTTGCACTAGGTACAGATACAGGTGGCTCTATACGTCTGCCAGCTAGTTTTTGTGGAATTGTTGGTTTAAAACCTACCTATGGGTTGGTGTCTAGATTTGGTGTGGTAGCAATGGCAAGTTCTACTGACGTCATTGGTCCTCTTACAAGAACAAGCGAGGATGCAGCACTGGTACTCGACGTCATGAGCGGACGTGACCCGCTTGATGGTACAACAATACAGCGAGACACCACAAGTTACACTAAGCTAGACAGTTCACTCAAGGGTAAAAAGATCGGTGTAATTAAAGAATTTTATGCTGACGGTATAGATTCGGATATTAAAAATGCGACACTCGCTACTATAAAAAAACTAGAATCTGCTGGTGCAGAGATCAAACAGGTATCACTACCTTCTATTGATCTTGCTCTAGCGTGTTATTACATTATTGTTCCGGCAGAAGTGAGTAGTAATTTGAGCCGTTATGATGGCCAGCGCTATGGTTTAGCTGCATCAGACGCACAGGATTTAGAAGAATCATATGAAATTGCCAGAGAGCGTGGTTTTGAAGCAGAAAATAAGCGGCGAATAATGATTGGTACCTACGTGCTTTCAAGTGGCTACTACGATGCATATTACAAACGTGCTCAAACTGTTCGCACCAAACTCATTAATGAATTTGCAGAAGTATTTACATCTGTAGATTTTTTGGTTGGCCCAACAGCACCTTTTACCGCTTTTAAGCTTGGCCAAAATGTAGGTGACCCATTGCAGATGTATTTAGCAGACATTATGACTGTGGCAGCCAACCTTGTTGGTATTCCGGCGATTAGTATCCCGGCTGGAGAGGTGAATAAATTACCAATTGGTATTCAGTTTATGGCACCACAACTGCACGATCGGCAACTGCTCGGAATTGCCCAGGCAACGGAGAAATTACTATGA
- the gatB gene encoding Asp-tRNA(Asn)/Glu-tRNA(Gln) amidotransferase subunit GatB, with protein MDKKYLVQNRYYPTIGIECHVQLKTKTKLFAGVDNDAREASPNTLISPLCIGMPGTLPVLNAAVIPLSIRAGLALRATISPTSHFDRKHYFYPDLPKGYQITQYERPIVVDGTVEAPMLDGSYVTVGIERAHLEEDAGKSSHPTGETYSLVDLNRAGTPLLEIVSAPDMHSAEEARAYVHELYLLMKYADVSDVDLYHGNMRFDVNVSVSTDPKKLGTRSETKNLNSFKSVEKAVEYEIKRQIRLLEKGQSIVQETRGWDDDTQQTVSQRSKEDAHDYRYFPDPDIPPITVSQEAISYEAQTMPLLPAALREQFGELGLDTTQISTIIELPIIANIVRVTIEQHDTLTAKTIAHWCVGEITKLVADNKMTWLQVQSAVPLLVALASMQNDNKVSSSAAKGILTEMITTNTEPMEVAKKHDLLQVSDEGELVLVVERVLAENQKAALDVRNGELKAIGFLVGQVMKASAGKANPAIVQQLIKKQLGVK; from the coding sequence ATGGACAAGAAATACCTCGTACAAAATCGCTACTATCCTACGATAGGGATAGAGTGTCATGTGCAATTAAAAACAAAGACGAAGCTATTTGCTGGTGTAGACAACGATGCCCGTGAGGCTTCGCCTAATACACTCATTAGCCCTTTGTGTATTGGTATGCCGGGTACATTACCGGTACTAAATGCAGCAGTGATACCGTTGTCTATTAGGGCAGGCTTAGCTCTACGCGCTACTATTTCGCCAACCAGTCACTTTGACAGAAAACATTATTTTTACCCAGATTTGCCAAAAGGTTATCAAATTACACAATATGAACGACCTATAGTAGTAGACGGCACGGTAGAAGCGCCAATGCTAGATGGCTCGTATGTCACGGTAGGTATCGAGCGGGCACACTTAGAAGAAGATGCAGGTAAAAGCAGCCATCCAACTGGCGAAACCTACAGTCTGGTAGATCTTAATCGCGCAGGTACCCCACTACTAGAAATTGTATCGGCACCTGATATGCATTCTGCTGAGGAAGCTCGTGCGTATGTGCATGAATTGTATCTTCTGATGAAATACGCTGATGTTTCCGATGTAGACCTATATCATGGCAACATGCGTTTTGATGTGAACGTAAGTGTTAGCACTGATCCAAAAAAATTAGGCACCAGAAGTGAAACGAAAAACTTAAATAGTTTTAAGAGTGTAGAAAAAGCAGTTGAGTACGAAATAAAACGGCAAATACGCTTACTAGAAAAAGGCCAGTCTATTGTACAAGAAACACGTGGATGGGATGATGATACACAACAAACGGTATCTCAGCGGAGCAAAGAAGATGCACATGACTATAGGTATTTTCCTGATCCTGATATTCCACCCATTACAGTCAGCCAAGAGGCAATTAGCTATGAAGCTCAAACTATGCCGTTACTACCTGCTGCACTCCGCGAACAATTTGGTGAACTTGGTTTAGATACGACACAAATTTCAACCATTATAGAATTACCAATCATTGCCAATATTGTTCGAGTGACAATTGAGCAGCACGATACACTCACAGCGAAAACTATTGCCCACTGGTGTGTCGGCGAAATAACCAAGCTCGTGGCAGACAATAAAATGACATGGCTACAAGTGCAATCGGCTGTACCCCTGCTTGTTGCATTGGCTTCTATGCAAAATGACAACAAAGTGAGCAGCAGTGCCGCTAAGGGCATACTAACAGAGATGATTACAACCAATACAGAACCTATGGAAGTTGCTAAAAAACATGATTTGTTGCAAGTGTCTGACGAAGGAGAGCTCGTATTAGTTGTTGAACGAGTGCTCGCAGAGAACCAAAAAGCTGCACTAGATGTACGAAATGGCGAACTTAAGGCAATAGGCTTTTTGGTGGGCCAAGTAATGAAAGCGAGTGCTGGCAAAGCCAACCCAGCAATTGTGCAGCAGCTGATTAAAAAGCAACTCGGAGTAAAGTAA
- the gatC gene encoding Asp-tRNA(Asn)/Glu-tRNA(Gln) amidotransferase subunit GatC: MSTFSDEDIIKLAKLSKLQLTKKEVAQFKEELTAIVGYVERLQDVDITGLEPTSQVTGLTNVVRKDVEIDYGVSSDALLANAPAVKDHRFKVKRMVG; the protein is encoded by the coding sequence ATGAGTACATTTAGTGACGAAGACATTATTAAGCTGGCAAAACTAAGTAAGCTGCAGCTAACCAAAAAAGAGGTAGCACAATTTAAAGAAGAGTTGACGGCTATAGTAGGCTATGTTGAACGCCTGCAAGATGTTGATATTACAGGGCTAGAACCAACCAGTCAGGTGACTGGTCTTACCAATGTTGTGCGAAAAGACGTAGAAATAGACTATGGTGTAAGTAGCGACGCTTTACTGGCCAATGCACCAGCGGTAAAAGACCATCGGTTTAAGGTAAAAAGGATGGTGGGATGA
- a CDS encoding YtxH domain-containing protein: MAKASGKNVVTAVVVGAVAGYVTGILTAPKSGKETRKDIKDKADKYAAEAGKRLQAARDELNVVIEEATQKAKYYSDKGKKEVHELVGKAKVAQTKAKDVLQAVKQGEAQDKDLHKALTEASEAKQHLIDYLKKS, translated from the coding sequence ATGGCAAAAGCAAGTGGCAAAAACGTAGTTACTGCTGTCGTAGTTGGAGCAGTTGCAGGGTACGTAACGGGTATACTCACCGCTCCTAAAAGTGGTAAAGAAACACGCAAGGATATTAAAGATAAAGCCGATAAGTACGCGGCAGAAGCTGGCAAGCGATTACAAGCAGCCCGTGATGAACTTAATGTAGTAATAGAAGAAGCTACCCAAAAAGCAAAATATTATTCTGACAAGGGTAAAAAAGAAGTTCATGAACTAGTAGGGAAAGCAAAAGTCGCACAGACGAAAGCTAAAGATGTCTTGCAGGCTGTTAAACAAGGCGAAGCGCAAGATAAAGATTTGCACAAGGCTCTCACCGAAGCGAGCGAAGCAAAGCAACATCTCATAGATTATTTAAAAAAATCTTAG